CGGTGAACGACGGCAACGAGACCGTGCCGACGGTCTTCGTGGCGGGCCGGCCGTTCACCAACCCCGATCCCGCGTGGGTACGCGAGCAGCTCTCGCCTTCCGCCTGACGGGTCAGCTCGCGCCGTCCTCCGTCCACGGGCGGAGCTTCTCCGGGTTGCGGACCGCCCAGATGCGGGTGACGCGGCCGTCGGCCAGGTCGAACGCCGCCACGGTCACGGTGACACCGGCGTTCTGGGCGACGAGCCCGGGCTGACCGTTGACGGTCCGTTCCAGGAGCGTCAGCCCGGGAGCCTTGTCGGCGATGTGGATGAGGTACTGGGCGATGAGCCTGCTGCCCTCGACGGGGCGCAGCACGGTGCCGACCAGGCCGCCGCCGTCGGCCGTCATCGTGGCCTCGGGGTCGAGCAGATCGACGAGGGCCTGGATGTTCCTCGCCTCCCAGGCCTCCTTGAAGTGCCGTACCAGGGCCGCTCGTCCGGCCACCGGCGCCGCCGGGGTCTGCGCGGCGCGGACACGCCGACGCGCCGAGGTCGCCAGCTGCCGGCAGGCAGCGGGGGAGCGGCCGACGATGTCGGCGATTTCGGCGAACGGGTACCGGAACACGTCGTGGAGGATGAACGCCACGCGTTCGGCCGGCGTCATCGACTCCAGGACGACGAGGAACGCCATGTTCACCGACTCGTCCAGGGTGATCCGGTCGGCGGGGTCCACCGGCTCGGACCGGTCGCCGTCCGCCCGCACACTGGACCACTCCACACGGTCCGGCAGCGGTTCGGGCAGCCACGACCCGACGTAGCGCTCGCGCCGGACCCGCGCCGAGCCGAGCATGTCCAGACAGACACGACCGGCCACCGTCGTCAGCCAGGCCCCGGGCGACTCGACGGCCTCGCGCTGCCGCGGCGACAGCGCGTACCAGCGGGCGTACGTCTCCTGGACGGCGTCCTCGGCCTCGGCGAGCGAACCGAGCAGCCGGTAGCCGAGGTTGAGCAGATGGCGCCGCTCGCCGACGACCACGCTCAGGTCCGGCTCGGACCCGTCGAGTCCCGGCTCGATGGAGGTGCTCATGATCGCGCGTGCTCCCTGGTTCGTTCGTGCGATGACGCTCTCGTTCCCGTGCCCGTGCGACGCGAATGAGCGGTCCCGGAAACAAAGTTCGGCACCCGCCTCACATTTCGCGGGCCTGCGTCGTCGGACAGTCGAGACACTACCGAGCCACCGCCGCGAGGCAACCGCCGCGAGGCAGAAGAAAAGGATCACGTCATGGCCACGACTGCGCAGACCACCGCGGAGACCACGGCAGCACAGGGCAGCGGCAGCCGCACCTTCCTGCGGGTCTCGATCGCCCTGCAGACCCTCACCCTCTTCTTCCAGGCGTCGACCGCCGGGCTGTTGCTGACCTCGTCCACCGGCGAGCTGCTCCACAGCGTCGGGGCACGGGTGACGTACGGCGCGACCATGCTGTACGTGCTCGCGGCGGTCCTGGCCTGGAAGCCGGGCGGCGGTTCGCCCCGTCCGATCCTCTACTCGACCGGCTTCCTCGTCCTCTCCTCGATACAGGTGGTGCTGGGGATCGCGCACAAGCCGGCCCTCCACCTCCCGCTCGGAGTGCTGATGTTCGGCCTCAGCGTGCTGGCCCTCGCCCAGATCCTCACCGCCCAGTGGAAGGAGCGCTCCGGCACGGGACGGCGGTAGTCGCCTCCGGGCCCGCCCCCGGTGGCCGGCATGATCGCGGAGCCGTTCTCCTGTGATGCACATGTCCGCTCCCGTTCATGCCCTCGCCCACCGGCCGTTGACGACCGAGGCCGTCGCCGAGCTCGTGGCACTGCCGGCCGTGCCGCCCGTCCCGGACGACGACGTCGACGCGGAGGTACGGCTCCGGGGCTGGGTCGGGGAGGACTCGCTCGTCTGCGAGTCCTTCCGCACCGCGCACGGCCACGTGCTCTGTACGGATGTGGTCAGCCCGTTCGGATGCCAGGAAGCCCGGACGTTCCTGGTCTTCGGAGAGGTCTACCCCGTCGACCCGCACGACGAGGACATGGCCAACGCCTCGTGGCTCTACGGCCTCATGGATGCAGCTGTCCTGCACTCCCCTCGACTGCGCTCCGGAACTCCCGCCCGCCGAGGACGAGGACGGGCTTGCCGAGTGGATCGCCGCGCACATCGACTGGTGACCCGGCCGTCCGGGGCCCTCAGATCCCGGCCAGCAGGGAGCGGCCGAGCGGCGTGAGGCTGTGGAGCACCGCCGTGCCGGTGCGCACCGTGTCGACGAGTCCCGCTCCCCGCAGGACGCTCGCGTGCCCGCTGGCCGCCGCCAGGGACACGGAGGCACGCTCGGCGAGGGCCGTGGTGGTGGCGGGGGAGCTCAGGAGCGCCAGCACCTGGGCCCGGGTGCGGCCGAGGAGCGCCGCGAGGGCCTCCGGGCGGTCCTCCACCGGGCCCGCCGCCCCGGCGTGGACCGTGTCGTCGGCGTCGTACATCGGGTAGACGAGGACGGTCGCCGCCTCGGGGCGGTACATCACCATGGGGCCGGTCGCGAACCACGAGGGGACCAGCAGGAGCCCACGCCCGCACAGCGGGACGTCGTATCCCGACGAGGAGGGCAGGTGCAGCGTCGGCGGCTGCCACCGCCAGGTCGTCCCGAGCGTGGTCAGCAGGGCGTCGACGCCCCCGCGCAGCAGCATCTCGGCCCGGAGCGCCCGGTCGGTGAGGGTGTCGCGGCGGATCCGCGGCCACAGGGGTTCGACCGAGGTCTCGAAGTAGCGGCGGGTGTCGTCCCGCAGCGCGCGGGACGCGGCCGGGGAACCCTGGGCGAGCTCGTGGGCCCACCGGCCGGGCCGGGCCAGGCCGCCGTTCCAGCCGGAGACCTCCGGGATCCCGAGATCCCGCGCGAGCCGTTCCACGGGCGTCGACGCGGCCGCCGCCAGGGCGTCGGCGAAGTCGTGCGCCGAGGGTTGCAGCAGGAAGTCCGGTACGTAGCCGTCCTCGGCGACGAGTTCGGCGAGGACACCGGCCCGGGCGCCCGCGCCGCCCCGCAGGGAGCGGTGCCACCGGCGGGCTGCGGGCCTCGGACGGTGGAGCTGCCCGCGGCTCTGGCGCGCACGGCCGGGCCGGAGACTCAGCCGCAGGCTCAGGGCGGTCTCCGAGAGCGCGTCGGCCGCGGGGGCGAGGGTGATCCGGCCGAGGTCGGCGGCCGTGAAATGAAGGCGGATCATGCGAACCGATTATCGGCCCGGCGGACCCTTTCACCCAGGGGTGAAAGGCAGTGCGTTCCGGGCGAGGACACAGGACGCTCCCCTTGTCCCCCTCACCACTCGCCGCCGGAGGTCGCGCCGATGCGCCCCGTCCCCGTCCGAACAGCCTGCCTCGCAGCCACGGTCCTGCTCACCGCCCTCGCCGGCGCTCCCGGCCCCGCGAACGCCCGGGAACTGCCCGACACCTATGTCGTCTCCCGGGACCCGGGCGTGCTTCCCGAAGGGATCGCGGTCACCCCGGACGGCACCCTGTACGTCTCCTCGGACGGCCGGGGAACCCTGTACCGGGGCCGCGTCGGCGAGCCCGACCTGAAGCCCTTCCCCGCGCGCGGCCTGGAGAACCGGCCCAGCACCCTGGGCGTGCACACCGACCGGCGCGGCCGGGTCCTGTCCGTGGGCGGTGCGAGCCTGACCGTCCACGACCGTCACGGACGGCTCCTCGCCACCCGCACGGCACGCAGCGGACCGCTCGGCGCGCCCCGCCTCAACGACCTGGTCGTGACCGAGGACGCCGTGTACGTGACGGACTGGGCCAACCCCGTCGTCCACCGGGCCGAGATCCGGGGCGCCACGCTCGGCCCCCTCGAACCCTGGCTCGACATCCGCGCCGCCTTCCCGCAGTTCCCCGCCCAGTACTGGCTGTTGAACGGCATCGTGGCCGACGAGTCCGGCTCCACCCTCCTGGTGGCGTCCAACGGCACCGAGGCCGTCTGGCGGATCGGCACCGCGGACAAGGACGTCAGCCGGGTCGACCTCGGCGACCAGTCCTTCGGCCCCGACGGCATGGTGCTCCACGGCCGGACGCTGTACGCCGTGCTCAACTACGGTGCCCCGCACGGCGTCTACATCGCCAGGCTCGACGAGGAGCTGCGGACGGGCACGGTGACCCATCGCCTCACGGACGGACCCTTCGACCTGCCGACCACCCTGGCGCGACACGGCTGCCGCCTCTACGTGGTGAACAGCCAGCTCGACGAGCCGCCGGGCCGGCCCCCGTACACCGTGAGCGCGATCGACGACCCGATGTGCGGGGACGGACCGTGACCCGCCTGCGTCAGCGTGGCTCGGAAGCGGGCCACGCGCGCGGGTAGGGCACGCGCAGCGACTCGGCCGCCACGGGGGTGTGGCCGGCCGCCGCGCGCAGCCGCCCGTCGCGCAGGACGATCCCGCCCGCGGAGAGCATGGACTTCACCAGGTCGGCGGCCAGCGCCTCGGGCGTGAGACGCAGCAGGCGTGCGGCGTCCGTCAGCCACGCACGCGCGTGGAGGTACGGTTCGACCTCCTCGGACGGGATGCCGTCGCGGATCATGAGAGCGAAGGCGAAGATCCGGCGGGCGCCGTACCAGACGGCCCCGTCGGGGTCGTCGACGAGCCGCCGGCCCCGGCGCAGGGCAGCGGCGAAGGCGGCACGCGTGTCGGCCGGGACCGGCCCGTGGGAGGGCAGGATCACCCGCGGGTCGAGGTCGGCCATCCGCTGGAGGGAGGCGAGCGCCGTGGCCGCCGCGTCGGGACCGTCGAGGGCCAGGTCGACCCAGCCGACGTCGTAGTCCGACAGCGCGTCGCCGACCACGAGCAGCCGCTCCTCCGGCTGCCACAGGGCCAGGTGGCCCGGCGTGTGACCGGGGGTGCGGACGACCTCCCATTCCGTGTCGCCGAGACGGAGGATCTGCCCGTCGTCGAGGGACACGTCCACGGAGTACGGGGCGACCGGCTGGTCGAGGTACTCCGCCGAGCAACAGCCGGGGTCCCGGCGGGAGATCGCCTCCGCTTCGGGTGCCCCGGCGGCGACGGCGGCGCCCTGCGCCTGGAGGAGGGCGTTGCCGCCGACGTGGTCGGAGTGCCAGTGCGTGTTCACGACCAGGGCGATCCGCCCGGCCCGCGCACGGGCCCACTCGGTGGTCTCCCGGGCGTGGCCGACGAACCCGGAGTCGACCAGGGCCGGTTGCCTTCCCTGCAGCAGCAGCGTGTTGGCGTCGGGGAACGGCCGCTGCCACCAGGTGGCCCAGGACGGCAGCTCCGGCGGTCGCAGGCTCACGGCGGCGCTCCTTCGGTTTCGACGGACATCACGATCAAGGGATCGTACGGGCGGTCGGATATCCGATCGACACCCCGGTCCCGGTCGGGTTGGCTGGAGGACATGCCAGAGCTGCGAACCGATCGCCTTTTGCTCCGCCGTTGGCGGGAGTCCGATCTGGAACCCTGGGCGGCCATGAACGCCGATCCCGAAGTGCGGGAACACCTCGGGGACCTCCTGACCCGGGAGCAGAGCGACGCCGTGGCGGCCCTCATGCAGGCCGAGTTCGACCAGCGGGGTTTCGGCTGGTGGGCGCTCGAATCACAGGCGACCGGTGAGTTCATCGGCCGCGCGGGCCTGGACGTGGTGGGCGAGGACATGCCCTTCGCGGGTGTGGACGTCGGGTGGCGCCTGACCCGTACGGCATGGGGCCACGGCTATGCCACCGAGGCCGCGCGGGCCTGTCTGGCCTTCGGCTTCGGGGTCCTCGGGCTGCCGGAGGTGCTCGCGTCGACGACCGTGAACAACCTTCGGTCCCAGGCCGTCATGCGCCGGATCGGCATGACCCGGAATCCGGCGGACGACTTCGAGGACCCCAGCGTCCCCGAGGGACCGCTGCGCCGGTGCGTGCTGTACCGGACCCCCGCGGAGCTGCGTACGACCTACCGGGACACGTGACGGCCCGACGGATGCCCGGCCTCAGGCCCCGGCGGTCGCGGTCCGCGCGATGCGTTCGAGGGTGGTGCGCATTCCGGCCCGGTTGAGCGCGACGCGGCGGGCGGGGTTCGATCCGGCGAAGACCGTGCCGAGCAGGTCGGCCACCTTCGCCCGGGCCCCGTCGGTCCGCAGGTCCTGCCAGAACTCGGTGAGCCGGGTCCCCGAGCCCTCCGGTTCGAAGCGGTAGCCCCAGCGGGCGATCGGCAGCCCGAAGACGCTGACGTCGAAGACGAACTCGCTGTCCGGGCGCATCCGTGTCACACGCCCCTGCGTCGGCCAGAGGAACGGACCGCGCCGGTTGAAGCCGACGAACCGGGTTCCGGTCCGTGCCGGAGGCCGCAGGATCCATACGGAGCGGCACTCCGGGCTCCACCGCCCCATGTTCCGCAGGTCGGACACCAGTTGGTAGACGACCGCAGGCGGCGCGTCGACGACCGTGCTCTCCTCCAGGCTCCACTGCCGATCGATGGCCATGACCCGCTCCCCTCGTACGGTGGGGGAGACCGCCCCCACTCCCTACTCGCCGGTACGTTAGCGGGCGCGGGAGCGGCCTGTCTCGCTCAGTTCTCGACGTCCTGCGGGTACCAGCGCAGTTCGACCGTGTTGCCGTCGGGGTCCTTCACGTAGACCGACTGGGCCGAGCCGCGGGCTCCCCAGCGCGGGACCGGGCCCTCCAGGACCTCGAACCTGCCGGAGTCGATGACCTCCTGCCAGTCCAGGGGGTCCACGACCAGACAGATGTGGTCGACGTTGGACTCGCCGCGCGGGCGGGAGAACAGGTCGATGACGGCGGTCTCGTTTATCCGCACAGAGGGGAACGACACCTTGCCGGCCCGCCACTCCTCGACGCGCTCGGGGGCCAGGCCCAGGGCGCCTGTGTAGAACTCCAGGGACTTCTCGACGTCGGTCACGTTGAGCACCAGGTGATCGAAGGCTTTGACTCGCATGAGGGGCTCAATACCTTTCTGAGGTTGCGTCTCGTCTTGATGATCATGGTGACTGCGGAGGCCGTGGGCAAGTGCCCCGGAGGTCCGCGATCCGGACCACCCGCCTCCGGTCCACGGCTTCCGGGCGGCTCCCCGTGCC
This is a stretch of genomic DNA from Streptomyces sp. R44. It encodes these proteins:
- a CDS encoding SRPBCC family protein, which encodes MAIDRQWSLEESTVVDAPPAVVYQLVSDLRNMGRWSPECRSVWILRPPARTGTRFVGFNRRGPFLWPTQGRVTRMRPDSEFVFDVSVFGLPIARWGYRFEPEGSGTRLTEFWQDLRTDGARAKVADLLGTVFAGSNPARRVALNRAGMRTTLERIARTATAGA
- a CDS encoding ArsR/SmtB family transcription factor, which codes for MIRLHFTAADLGRITLAPAADALSETALSLRLSLRPGRARQSRGQLHRPRPAARRWHRSLRGGAGARAGVLAELVAEDGYVPDFLLQPSAHDFADALAAAASTPVERLARDLGIPEVSGWNGGLARPGRWAHELAQGSPAASRALRDDTRRYFETSVEPLWPRIRRDTLTDRALRAEMLLRGGVDALLTTLGTTWRWQPPTLHLPSSSGYDVPLCGRGLLLVPSWFATGPMVMYRPEAATVLVYPMYDADDTVHAGAAGPVEDRPEALAALLGRTRAQVLALLSSPATTTALAERASVSLAAASGHASVLRGAGLVDTVRTGTAVLHSLTPLGRSLLAGI
- the sigJ gene encoding RNA polymerase sigma factor SigJ, which codes for MSTSIEPGLDGSEPDLSVVVGERRHLLNLGYRLLGSLAEAEDAVQETYARWYALSPRQREAVESPGAWLTTVAGRVCLDMLGSARVRRERYVGSWLPEPLPDRVEWSSVRADGDRSEPVDPADRITLDESVNMAFLVVLESMTPAERVAFILHDVFRYPFAEIADIVGRSPAACRQLATSARRRVRAAQTPAAPVAGRAALVRHFKEAWEARNIQALVDLLDPEATMTADGGGLVGTVLRPVEGSRLIAQYLIHIADKAPGLTLLERTVNGQPGLVAQNAGVTVTVAAFDLADGRVTRIWAVRNPEKLRPWTEDGAS
- a CDS encoding MBL fold metallo-hydrolase, whose product is MSLRPPELPSWATWWQRPFPDANTLLLQGRQPALVDSGFVGHARETTEWARARAGRIALVVNTHWHSDHVGGNALLQAQGAAVAAGAPEAEAISRRDPGCCSAEYLDQPVAPYSVDVSLDDGQILRLGDTEWEVVRTPGHTPGHLALWQPEERLLVVGDALSDYDVGWVDLALDGPDAAATALASLQRMADLDPRVILPSHGPVPADTRAAFAAALRRGRRLVDDPDGAVWYGARRIFAFALMIRDGIPSEEVEPYLHARAWLTDAARLLRLTPEALAADLVKSMLSAGGIVLRDGRLRAAAGHTPVAAESLRVPYPRAWPASEPR
- a CDS encoding GNAT family N-acetyltransferase, coding for MPELRTDRLLLRRWRESDLEPWAAMNADPEVREHLGDLLTREQSDAVAALMQAEFDQRGFGWWALESQATGEFIGRAGLDVVGEDMPFAGVDVGWRLTRTAWGHGYATEAARACLAFGFGVLGLPEVLASTTVNNLRSQAVMRRIGMTRNPADDFEDPSVPEGPLRRCVLYRTPAELRTTYRDT
- a CDS encoding VOC family protein, whose protein sequence is MRVKAFDHLVLNVTDVEKSLEFYTGALGLAPERVEEWRAGKVSFPSVRINETAVIDLFSRPRGESNVDHICLVVDPLDWQEVIDSGRFEVLEGPVPRWGARGSAQSVYVKDPDGNTVELRWYPQDVEN
- a CDS encoding SMP-30/gluconolactonase/LRE family protein translates to MRPVPVRTACLAATVLLTALAGAPGPANARELPDTYVVSRDPGVLPEGIAVTPDGTLYVSSDGRGTLYRGRVGEPDLKPFPARGLENRPSTLGVHTDRRGRVLSVGGASLTVHDRHGRLLATRTARSGPLGAPRLNDLVVTEDAVYVTDWANPVVHRAEIRGATLGPLEPWLDIRAAFPQFPAQYWLLNGIVADESGSTLLVASNGTEAVWRIGTADKDVSRVDLGDQSFGPDGMVLHGRTLYAVLNYGAPHGVYIARLDEELRTGTVTHRLTDGPFDLPTTLARHGCRLYVVNSQLDEPPGRPPYTVSAIDDPMCGDGP